The Myxococcus guangdongensis genome has a window encoding:
- a CDS encoding MarR family winged helix-turn-helix transcriptional regulator, which translates to MSPLNKKRGDALHLDEQLCFTLYSTVHLLNRTYRPLLEKLGLTYPQYLAMMVLWEEDGVTVKALGERLLLDSGTLTPLLKRLEAAGLLKRERDVLDERQVRIRLTAAGRALRARAEDVPFSILEASGCSLEELKDLKARVLAIREQLGARLGEESSAAAPRGNTRKKSG; encoded by the coding sequence ATGTCCCCGTTGAACAAGAAGCGCGGCGACGCGCTGCACCTGGACGAGCAGCTGTGTTTCACCCTCTACTCGACGGTGCACCTGCTCAACCGCACGTACCGGCCGCTCCTGGAGAAGCTGGGCCTCACCTATCCCCAGTACCTGGCGATGATGGTGCTGTGGGAGGAGGACGGCGTCACGGTGAAGGCGCTGGGGGAGCGGCTCCTGCTCGACTCGGGCACGCTGACGCCGCTGCTCAAGCGGCTGGAGGCCGCGGGGCTGCTCAAGCGCGAGCGGGACGTGCTCGACGAGCGCCAGGTGCGCATCCGCCTGACGGCGGCCGGTCGCGCGCTGCGCGCCAGGGCGGAGGACGTGCCTTTCTCCATCCTGGAGGCCTCGGGCTGCTCGTTGGAGGAGCTCAAGGACTTGAAGGCCCGCGTGCTCGCCATCCGTGAGCAGCTGGGCGCGCGGCTGGGCGAGGAGTCCTCCGCCGCGGCGCCCCGGGGCAACACGCGCAAGAAGTCGGGCTAG
- a CDS encoding NAD(P)-dependent oxidoreductase: MSSPTQKPVLIIGGSGVVGSLAAQTLRRFHPELPITIGGRDVARAEAVARGLGHADAVRVDLSRGDLGLPEGRGYSAVVLFVKDHTLNALRFAQAQGIPHLGISTGLFEVAPEVAYFMNAPHRSAVLLGTSWLVGAATLPALHFAREFKTLDSIAMGAVLDEQDVGGPAASADLERAASAAPNALILEDGKWRWVGGAAGERRFRDGDGNEHVGQAYSLTDPVSLAAETKARAIRLDAVVGLSAGRRKGGSHSVETLFELEGTLQDGTKARVRYEMSHAQGQAPVTAVGVAVSVERLLGLAGGAPVAPGLYLPNGLIEPAYLMRRLEEAGVRTRRLS, encoded by the coding sequence ATGTCTTCACCCACGCAGAAGCCCGTCCTCATCATCGGAGGCTCGGGCGTCGTCGGCTCGTTGGCCGCCCAGACGCTTCGTCGGTTCCACCCCGAGTTGCCCATCACGATTGGCGGGAGGGACGTGGCCCGCGCGGAGGCGGTGGCCCGGGGGTTGGGGCACGCGGACGCGGTGCGCGTGGATTTGTCGCGCGGGGATTTGGGACTGCCCGAGGGGCGCGGGTACAGCGCCGTGGTCCTGTTCGTGAAGGACCACACGCTCAACGCGCTGCGCTTCGCTCAAGCCCAGGGCATCCCGCACCTGGGCATCTCCACGGGCCTGTTCGAGGTGGCGCCCGAGGTGGCGTACTTCATGAACGCGCCCCATCGCTCGGCGGTGTTGCTGGGCACCAGCTGGCTGGTGGGCGCGGCGACGCTGCCCGCGCTCCACTTCGCGCGGGAGTTCAAGACGCTGGACTCCATCGCGATGGGGGCCGTGCTGGACGAGCAGGACGTGGGTGGGCCCGCCGCGTCCGCGGACCTGGAGCGCGCCGCGAGCGCCGCGCCCAACGCGCTCATCCTCGAGGACGGCAAGTGGCGCTGGGTGGGCGGCGCGGCGGGGGAGCGTCGCTTCCGCGATGGCGATGGGAACGAGCACGTGGGGCAGGCGTACTCGCTGACGGACCCGGTGAGCCTGGCGGCCGAGACGAAGGCGCGCGCCATCCGGCTCGACGCGGTGGTGGGCCTGTCCGCCGGGCGTCGCAAGGGTGGGTCCCACTCCGTCGAGACACTCTTCGAGCTCGAGGGCACGTTGCAGGACGGCACGAAGGCGCGCGTGCGTTACGAGATGAGCCACGCGCAGGGGCAGGCGCCCGTCACCGCGGTGGGCGTGGCCGTGAGCGTGGAGCGATTGCTGGGGCTCGCGGGCGGCGCTCCCGTCGCGCCGGGGCTCTACCTGCCGAACGGCCTCATCGAGCCCGCCTATCTGATGCGCCGGCTCGAGGAAGCCGGGGTCCGCACGCGCCGCCTCTCCTGA
- a CDS encoding imm11 family protein — protein sequence MERHFYSVVLGDVPQWLLATPTRGSGEAFDEPWMFVEGRVLQDPGPIGTRISHPGERRTFVFAGVEETPIGSEAIANVFRTLAPDVVQLLPVSVEGAPGRYFVVNATRVVDAIDEARCREVHHYDEDDPAPGYEGEYNWIYGLRIDPSKTEGAQVFRLKKFKVSFIVSEEIKDALEGVGNLGVSFERVTGPSGGPK from the coding sequence GTGGAGCGCCATTTCTACTCAGTGGTTCTTGGAGATGTGCCCCAATGGCTCCTTGCGACGCCGACACGGGGCTCCGGGGAGGCCTTTGACGAGCCTTGGATGTTCGTGGAGGGTCGCGTTCTTCAAGACCCTGGACCCATCGGGACCCGGATTTCGCATCCTGGCGAGCGGCGCACGTTCGTGTTCGCGGGCGTGGAGGAGACTCCCATTGGGAGCGAAGCCATCGCGAACGTGTTCCGGACCCTGGCTCCCGATGTTGTCCAGCTGTTGCCGGTGTCCGTCGAGGGAGCGCCTGGGCGGTACTTCGTCGTCAACGCAACCAGGGTCGTTGATGCCATCGACGAGGCACGGTGCAGAGAGGTGCATCACTATGACGAAGACGACCCTGCGCCTGGATATGAAGGGGAGTACAACTGGATTTACGGGCTGCGAATCGACCCCTCGAAGACAGAAGGCGCCCAAGTCTTTCGACTGAAGAAGTTCAAGGTTTCGTTCATCGTTTCGGAAGAGATCAAGGACGCACTTGAAGGAGTCGGGAACCTTGGGGTGTCGTTCGAGCGAGTGACAGGCCCCAGTGGAGGACCGAAGTAA
- a CDS encoding helix-turn-helix domain-containing protein, which yields MEKAKNKVANWTRFHRKFGSHVRQLRNSRELTQEVLAERCDLSVDAIRRIERGSFSPSLDTLGKLSVGLDVSLKTLFQGFEHERTGDVAEICDFLSCRSDPEVKLARRVLQAMFEDP from the coding sequence ATGGAGAAAGCGAAAAACAAGGTAGCGAACTGGACGAGGTTCCATCGCAAGTTCGGCAGCCATGTGCGCCAGCTCCGTAACAGCCGTGAGCTCACCCAGGAGGTGCTGGCCGAGCGGTGTGACCTCTCCGTGGATGCCATCCGTCGGATCGAGCGCGGGTCCTTCTCTCCCTCGCTCGACACGCTGGGCAAGCTGTCGGTGGGCCTGGACGTGTCGCTCAAGACGCTCTTCCAGGGGTTCGAGCACGAGCGCACCGGCGACGTGGCGGAAATCTGTGACTTCCTCTCGTGTCGCTCCGACCCGGAGGTGAAGCTCGCCCGGAGGGTGCTCCAGGCGATGTTCGAGGACCCGTAG
- a CDS encoding LysR family transcriptional regulator produces the protein MLDSVTIDQLRTLRAVAEEGSFSAAARKLGQGQPAVSQAIQRLEKQLGLRLFDRSSRVPRLTAKGEAVVAAAHRLHEDLATFQSVVGRIKSGEETKLALVVDAMFPTPALLSFVRELAQTHPGVELTLEVELLSAVTERLRERKATLGIAGADLDLTGLEQRPIALLSMLPVAAPSHPLARVKGLITEEHLASATQLVLSERLPTGKAGTVDRGVLSPKQWRVADLMTKHALILGGLGWGHEPEHLVREDLNAGRLVQLRLAAWEGGPPPRRPLALVRRKGVPLGPVATWASNRLTDLCQLALSADHHTTR, from the coding sequence GTGCTCGACAGCGTCACCATCGACCAGCTCCGGACGCTCCGCGCGGTGGCCGAAGAGGGGAGCTTCTCCGCGGCGGCGCGCAAGCTGGGTCAGGGCCAGCCCGCCGTCAGTCAGGCCATCCAGCGTCTGGAGAAGCAGCTGGGCCTGCGCCTCTTCGACCGCAGCAGCCGCGTGCCCCGACTCACCGCCAAGGGAGAAGCCGTGGTCGCCGCGGCCCACCGGCTCCATGAAGACCTGGCCACCTTCCAGTCGGTGGTGGGCCGCATCAAGAGCGGCGAGGAGACGAAGCTCGCGCTCGTGGTCGACGCGATGTTCCCCACGCCCGCGCTGCTCTCCTTCGTGCGCGAGCTGGCCCAGACGCACCCGGGCGTGGAGCTGACGCTGGAGGTGGAGCTGCTCTCCGCGGTGACGGAGCGCCTGCGCGAGCGCAAGGCGACGCTCGGCATCGCGGGCGCGGACCTGGACCTCACGGGCCTGGAGCAGCGGCCCATCGCGCTGTTGAGCATGTTGCCCGTCGCCGCGCCCTCGCATCCGCTGGCCCGCGTGAAGGGGCTCATCACCGAGGAGCACCTCGCCTCCGCCACGCAGCTGGTGCTGAGCGAGCGGCTGCCCACGGGCAAGGCGGGCACGGTGGACCGGGGCGTGCTCTCGCCGAAGCAGTGGCGCGTCGCGGATTTGATGACGAAACATGCGCTCATCCTCGGCGGCCTCGGCTGGGGCCACGAGCCCGAGCACCTGGTGCGCGAGGACCTGAACGCCGGCAGGCTCGTGCAGCTGAGGCTCGCCGCGTGGGAGGGAGGCCCTCCGCCCCGACGCCCGCTCGCCCTGGTGCGCCGCAAGGGCGTGCCGCTGGGCCCGGTGGCCACGTGGGCCTCGAACCGGCTCACGGACCTGTGTCAGCTCGCACTGTCCGCGGACCATCACACGACGCGCTGA
- a CDS encoding TetR/AcrR family transcriptional regulator — protein MSETSSKKLPKAQRREQLLDVAVEVVREEGTDALTLGHLAERAGVSKPITYEHFQTRAGLLMALYERTDARQVAQLQEALERTRRKLEDVARVMSAAYMSCYTTSGPEHSAIAAALKGDGQMEAFHQGLLDQYVDFYQRTLGPFCDLPREALRQRCVAIIGAAEALSRDVLRGAVAEGTAANTLASLIVSWLTSRK, from the coding sequence ATGAGTGAGACCTCTTCCAAGAAGCTGCCCAAGGCCCAGCGACGCGAGCAGCTGCTCGACGTGGCGGTGGAGGTGGTGCGCGAGGAGGGCACGGACGCGCTGACGCTCGGGCATCTGGCCGAGCGCGCGGGGGTGAGCAAGCCCATCACCTACGAGCACTTCCAGACGCGCGCCGGGCTGTTGATGGCGCTGTACGAGCGCACCGACGCGCGACAGGTGGCCCAGCTCCAGGAGGCGCTCGAGCGCACGCGGCGCAAGCTGGAGGACGTGGCCCGGGTGATGAGCGCCGCGTACATGAGCTGCTACACCACGTCTGGCCCCGAGCACTCCGCCATCGCCGCCGCGCTCAAGGGCGACGGGCAGATGGAGGCGTTCCACCAGGGCCTCTTGGACCAGTACGTGGACTTCTACCAGCGCACGCTCGGGCCCTTCTGCGACTTGCCCCGGGAGGCCCTGCGCCAGCGCTGCGTGGCCATCATCGGCGCGGCGGAGGCCCTGTCTCGCGACGTGCTGCGCGGCGCCGTGGCGGAAGGCACCGCGGCCAACACGCTCGCGTCGCTCATCGTCTCCTGGCTGACCTCGCGCAAGTAG
- a CDS encoding response regulator, with protein sequence MSGVPEGILLVVEDDADLRAAVVEIIATTGQRVSMAKDGLEALTWLEVHGRPRLVLLDMGMPRMTGHDFLERVERHWPRLPVVAMTTRPIHHPGVLDTLLKPFDLETLLERLPVWLRRARDLPQP encoded by the coding sequence ATGTCGGGAGTCCCCGAAGGCATCCTCCTCGTGGTGGAGGACGATGCGGACCTGCGCGCCGCCGTCGTCGAAATCATCGCGACCACGGGACAGCGCGTGTCCATGGCGAAGGACGGCTTGGAGGCGCTCACCTGGCTGGAGGTGCACGGCCGTCCCAGGCTGGTGCTGCTGGACATGGGAATGCCGCGCATGACGGGCCACGACTTCCTGGAGCGCGTGGAGCGGCACTGGCCGCGCCTTCCCGTGGTGGCCATGACGACGCGGCCCATCCATCACCCGGGCGTGCTCGACACGCTGCTCAAGCCCTTCGACCTGGAGACGCTCCTGGAGCGGCTCCCCGTCTGGCTGCGTCGGGCGCGCGACCTGCCCCAGCCCTGA
- a CDS encoding NAD(P)-dependent oxidoreductase — MNNASKLNPVLFIGGSGVVGRRAVKALRDLQPELPIRIGARDVTRASALAHEVGNADAVRIDLERDDLGLPPGSAFSAVVVLLKDDSLRTMRYAQDQGVPYVSFSDFVFDIGPEVALHVQRPTASPTLFLGHFLGGTVALATVHFARELAKVHAIRISAVFDEDDVGGPAALGDMDRVAKAVPSPLIRKEGRFLWATREADITRTFQGVDGTQWTGRAYPLLDVASLAAVTDASDIRLDFALRPASSRAPGQGPGHEVIIELEGVKADGTPSLVRHALVDSDVHSGLSGKGAALAVEQLLGLRGGTPVKPGLYSPEGVLDAAYVVSRLQGWGTRIHRV; from the coding sequence ATGAACAACGCATCGAAGCTCAACCCCGTCCTCTTCATCGGCGGCTCTGGCGTCGTCGGGCGTCGCGCCGTGAAGGCCCTCCGCGACCTCCAACCCGAACTGCCCATCCGCATCGGCGCGCGCGACGTGACGAGGGCGTCCGCGCTCGCACATGAAGTGGGCAACGCCGACGCCGTGCGCATCGACCTGGAGCGCGATGACCTGGGCCTGCCTCCGGGCTCCGCCTTCAGCGCCGTGGTGGTGCTGCTCAAGGACGACTCGCTCCGGACGATGCGGTACGCGCAGGACCAGGGTGTGCCCTACGTGTCGTTCTCCGACTTCGTCTTCGACATCGGCCCGGAGGTCGCGCTCCACGTCCAGCGGCCCACGGCCTCGCCCACGTTGTTCCTCGGGCACTTCCTCGGCGGCACCGTCGCCCTGGCCACGGTCCACTTCGCGCGCGAGCTGGCGAAGGTCCACGCCATCCGCATCTCCGCCGTGTTCGATGAAGACGACGTGGGCGGACCCGCCGCGCTCGGCGACATGGACCGCGTGGCGAAGGCCGTGCCCAGCCCGCTCATCCGCAAGGAGGGCCGGTTCCTCTGGGCCACCCGCGAGGCCGACATCACCCGCACCTTCCAGGGCGTCGACGGCACGCAGTGGACCGGCCGCGCGTATCCGCTGCTCGACGTGGCCTCGCTCGCGGCGGTGACGGACGCGAGTGACATCCGCCTGGACTTCGCGCTGCGCCCCGCGTCCAGCCGCGCGCCGGGGCAGGGGCCAGGCCACGAGGTCATCATCGAACTGGAGGGCGTGAAGGCGGACGGAACGCCGTCGCTCGTGCGTCACGCGCTGGTCGACTCGGACGTCCATTCCGGTCTGAGCGGAAAGGGCGCCGCGCTCGCCGTGGAGCAGCTGCTGGGCCTCAGAGGTGGGACTCCCGTGAAGCCCGGATTGTATTCGCCCGAGGGCGTGCTCGACGCGGCCTACGTGGTGAGCCGCCTCCAGGGGTGGGGAACGCGGATTCACCGCGTATGA
- a CDS encoding GDSL-type esterase/lipase family protein yields the protein MTHSEVGWVGVGRVLRVLACGGLLTACEIGSEARPLSAPVPAAVATPAVASPRPPVPVAPVVAPRRVSPEPSERTRSTRALAVKLGAPGAKVDDPCVASVAQGCARTALAPFFESLDALSSGTAKKPTVIEAFGNSLIAGDRIVDILRDDLGAGFGAAGRGVLLVDRMAPYGGRGRASHSASGWTPRTLGELRAPPLPFGITGVYHVATKAKARSRFKLEGEAHGTLWWLDVPEGGALSVVSGDTVLARTTPEGTGASRSTRFDLPSGATTVDVVAEGKGAVVQGVVLQHERPGIVLDMLGVPSADASLYARLEEGALRSQLTEREPKLLVFFLGGNESKRLEWKRTDLTRLRDDLGALLRRARVAAPTSACLVVGPMDAVRDSKDSGKAFTQRPFLEAVVEAEREVSLAEGCAFFNLYEAMGGKGALTRFHQSGFMHDDLVHPRGRGLDVLGHLVTDALLRAWVETPPAQGPVAQVAPQAERVEAVP from the coding sequence ATGACGCATTCGGAAGTCGGGTGGGTGGGCGTCGGGCGCGTGCTCCGCGTCCTGGCCTGTGGCGGGCTGCTGACCGCGTGTGAAATCGGTTCCGAGGCACGTCCCCTCTCCGCGCCAGTCCCCGCGGCGGTGGCGACGCCCGCCGTGGCGTCACCGAGGCCCCCGGTGCCGGTGGCGCCCGTCGTTGCGCCTCGAAGGGTTTCTCCGGAGCCGTCCGAGCGGACCCGGTCGACGCGAGCGCTGGCGGTGAAGCTGGGTGCTCCGGGCGCGAAGGTGGATGACCCGTGCGTGGCGTCGGTGGCGCAGGGGTGCGCGCGCACCGCGCTGGCGCCCTTCTTCGAGTCGCTGGACGCGCTGTCGTCGGGTACGGCGAAGAAGCCCACCGTCATCGAGGCGTTCGGCAATTCACTCATCGCGGGTGACCGCATCGTGGACATCCTGAGGGATGACCTGGGCGCGGGCTTCGGCGCGGCGGGGCGGGGTGTGCTGTTGGTGGACCGGATGGCGCCCTACGGTGGGCGTGGCCGGGCGAGCCACAGCGCGAGTGGTTGGACGCCGCGCACGTTGGGCGAGCTGCGCGCGCCGCCGCTGCCGTTCGGAATCACCGGCGTGTACCACGTGGCCACGAAGGCGAAGGCGCGCAGCCGCTTCAAGCTGGAGGGTGAGGCGCACGGCACGCTGTGGTGGCTGGACGTCCCGGAAGGGGGCGCGCTCAGCGTGGTGAGCGGCGACACGGTGCTGGCGCGGACGACGCCGGAGGGCACGGGCGCGTCGCGCTCCACGCGCTTCGACCTGCCGTCCGGCGCGACGACGGTGGACGTGGTGGCCGAGGGCAAGGGCGCGGTGGTGCAGGGCGTGGTGCTCCAGCACGAGCGCCCCGGCATCGTCCTGGACATGTTGGGGGTGCCGTCCGCGGACGCGAGCCTGTACGCGCGACTGGAGGAGGGGGCGCTGCGCTCGCAGCTCACCGAGCGGGAGCCGAAGCTGCTGGTGTTCTTCCTGGGCGGCAACGAGTCCAAGCGCCTGGAGTGGAAGCGCACGGACCTGACGCGGCTGCGCGATGACCTGGGCGCGCTCTTGCGGCGGGCCCGCGTGGCGGCGCCCACGAGCGCGTGTCTGGTGGTGGGGCCGATGGACGCGGTGCGCGATTCGAAGGACTCGGGCAAGGCCTTCACCCAGCGCCCGTTCCTGGAGGCGGTGGTGGAGGCGGAGCGCGAGGTGTCGCTCGCCGAGGGCTGCGCGTTCTTCAACCTGTACGAGGCGATGGGTGGAAAGGGCGCGCTGACGCGCTTCCACCAGTCCGGCTTCATGCATGACGACCTGGTGCACCCGCGTGGACGGGGGTTGGATGTGCTGGGGCATCTGGTGACGGACGCGCTGCTGCGCGCGTGGGTGGAGACGCCTCCGGCCCAAGGCCCCGTGGCCCAGGTGGCGCCACAGGCCGAGCGGGTGGAGGCCGTGCCATGA